One window from the genome of Diospyros lotus cultivar Yz01 chromosome 11, ASM1463336v1, whole genome shotgun sequence encodes:
- the LOC127813453 gene encoding acid beta-fructofuranosidase 2, vacuolar-like gives MLAWQRTGFHFQPLKNWMNGPLYYKENYHFFYQYNPEGAVWGNIVWGHAISKDLINWEHLPIALSADEWYDINGVWTGSATILPDGQIIMLYTGYTNASVQVQNLAYPSDPSDSLLIHWSKYSGNPVLVPPPGINVHDFRDPTTAMLTTEGKWRINIGSKVNRTGISLLYDTADFKTYELQDGFLHAVQGTGMWECVDFYPVSVTENIGLDFSEQGTAVKHVLKASFDDDRNDYYAIGIYDEAGRKWVPDHGDLDLGLGWRYDYGKFYASKTFYDEKKTRRVLWGWIPESDSENADISKGWASVQAIPRTILFDKKTGMNLLQWPVEEVEELRSKSWEVNNVVVEAGSVVPLDLGPSSQLDITAEFEIGKEAVETLISSHHDQKEKSYSCAGSGGAADRGALGPFGLLVVADKTLSEQTPVYFYIVKSKDGNLTTHFCTDILRSSAAPDVDKTVYGSTVSVLDGEKLSVRILVDHSIIESFAQGGRTCITSRVYPTKAIYDDAKLFLFNNATKANVVASLKIWEMESADIHDSSSSTSLAIPRVNFLGYMLPTNLLLSFCILFSLVRYL, from the exons GTCCGTTATACTACAAAGAAAACTACCACTTCTTCTACCAGTACAACCCGGAAGGGGCTGTTTGGGGCAACATCGTGTGGGGCCACGCCATCTCAAAGGATCTGATTAACTGGGAGCATCTTCCGATCGCCTTGTCGGCCGACGAGTGGTATGACATCAACGGCGTCTGGACCGGCAGTGCCACCATTCTTCCTGACGGCCAAATCATCATGCTTTACACCGGCTACACCAACGCCAGCGTCCAGGTCCAGAATCTAGCCTACCCGTCCGACCCATCCGACTCGCTCCTCATCCACTGGTCCAAGTACTCCGGCAACCCAGTCCTCGTCCCCCCGCCAGGCATCAACGTCCACGACTTCCGCGATCCGACCACCGCCATGCTCACCACCGAGGGCAAGTGGCGGATCAACATCGGGTCCAAGGTGAACCGAACTGGCATCTCCCTGCTTTACGACACCGCTGACTTCAAGACCTACGAGCTCCAGGACGGGTTCCTCCACGCGGTTCAGGGTACGGGTATGTGGGAGTGTGTGGACTTTTACCCGGTTTCAGTGACTGAGAACATCGGGCTGGATTTCTCGGAGCAAGGCACCGCCGTGAAGCATGTCTTGAAGGCCAGTTTCGACGACGACAGGAACGATTACTACGCGATTGGGATCTACGACGAGGCAGGTCGCAAGTGGGTTCCGGATCATGGGGATCTGGATCTGGGTCTCGGGTGGAGGTACGATTATGGAAAGTTCTACGCTTCCAAGACGTTCTACGATGAGAAGAAGACGAGGAGAGTGTTGTGGGGCTGGATTCCAGAGAGTGATAGCGAGAACGCCGACATCTCAAAGGGCTGGGCTTCAGTTCAG GCCATTCCAAGAACAATTCTGTTCGATAAGAAGACGGGTATGAATTTGCTTCAATGGCCGGTGGAGGAGGTTGAGGAGTTGAGATCGAAGAGCTGGGAAGTGAACAATGTGGTTGTCGAAGCGGGCTCGGTTGTGCCGCTGGACCTTGGTCCATCGTCTCAG CTGGATATCACAGCGGAGTTCGAGATCGGTAAGGAGGCGGTGGAGACCTTAATTAGCAGCCATCATGACCAAAAAGAGAAATCGTACAGCTGCGCCGGCAGCGGCGGAGCAGCTGACCGGGGCGCGCTTGGCCCGTTCGGGCTGTTGGTTGTTGCCGACAAGACGCTCTCCGAGCAGACTCCGGTTTACTTCTACATTGTCAAATCGAAGGATGGGAATCTCACAACTCACTTCTGCACTGACATTTTAAG ATCTTCGGCTGCACCGGATGTCGACAAGACAGTTTACGGAAGCACGGTTTCAGTGCTGGATGGTGAAAAGCTATCGGTGAGAATACTG GTGGATCACTCGATAATCGAGAGCTTCGCACAAGGAGGGAGGACATGCATCACCTCGCGAGTGTACCCAACAAAGGCAATATACGATGATGCGAAGCTGTTCTTGTTCAACAACGCCACCAAGGCCAACGTGGTCGCCTCTCTCAAGATATGGGAAATGGAATCCGCAGATATACATGATTCGTCGTCCTCCACAAGTTTAGCAATTCCACGTGTTAACTTCCTCGGCTACATGCTCCCGACCAATCTTTTGTTGAGTTTTTGCATTCTTTTTAGTTTAGTTCGATATCTATAG